A window of the Parambassis ranga chromosome 17, fParRan2.1, whole genome shotgun sequence genome harbors these coding sequences:
- the dsc2l gene encoding desmocollin 2-like protein, translating to MGTMFISNILLILIVFRVESCFVSNSLYVVVPRTIPAGYQIAQVDIAHCDTKSTQLTVKDPSFSVKSNGAIITLTPVSVETAGRTFSVRAQDRVGPESEMEVHLLRSAMQKRDLPDQVLLKRYKRRWSPPAFNIPENDNGTFPKDIERIVSDSSVKFNVYYEISGPGVDMPPIRVFSIDSRTAMLRVHKAVDREEFPSFKLWVRVRDEVTNKETDKPLDITIDVDDENDNAPQFKDMLQFSVPEQSIRAVVGQVNATDRDQNGTLHVKIRYTLLSGLDLFAINPSTGVITTTTNTLDRETKDKHLVIVEIRDRDGAETGLATTGTATIMLTDINDNPPTFRETSYSVSVKENESEKLILRIPVDDKDLINTPNWISKFVITKGNENGNFRIDTDPKTNEGLLYVTKPLDYEQSQNVKLEISAQNQAPLSGTTGQWLSIPVNVAVSNVDEGPQFIPPIVRFTVKENIPNDTLIGTYTAMDPETKSSSGIKYYKLTDPASWINVDRDNGALKVANTIDRESSFVQDGIYNITVKAVDASSKTGTGTVIIQIDDVNDNMPELPDRELVLCEKEGELGSVLLVAEDKDQPPFSAPFSFQMPQDHDGKWSVTRFNDTAATLQQLKDLPTGIHLVPVAIKDLQGYGKTQTAKVRICQCSRAGVCLAKERSVSFGGMGWLALLLPLLLLLLLLLLLAFFCMTKREKIEIDDAGDSGGILLKSNTEAPGDEVDSSLINVPTIGGYEPPEKGSVKGSLLNAGWMGNQSMSTMGHENGIYKMGITSTNAQDFYSSQYDNQYKGQNFGGQFESQFGGQFVGSGVNFTQDAAFHRNWQTNGRYIHQKLAYLGTEQDGRYADDILHSYGFEGAGSAAGSVGCCSDYGDNDNLDFLNTLGPKFKTLADVCTKK from the exons ATGGGGACTATGTTTATTTCTAACATCCTTTTAATCCTG ATCGTGTTCCGTGTGGAGTCGTGTTTTGTCTCCAACTCCCTCTACGTTGTTGTACCACGAACAATTCCGGCTGGATATCAAATCGCACAAG TTGACATCGCCCACTGTGACACCAAATCAACGCAGTTAACAGTGAAAGACCCGAGTTTTTCAGTGAAGAGTAATGGGGCGATAATAACTTTGACTCCCGTGTCAGTGGAGACAGCAGGGCGGACATTTTCTGTGCGGGCTCAGGACCGCGTTGGACCGGAAAGTGAGATGGAAGTCCACCTTTTACGCAGCGCAATGCAAAAGAGAGAT ctgcCGGACCAAGTCCTACTGAAGCGCTACAAAAGACGCTGGAGTCCACCAGCCTTCAACATACCGGAGAACGATAATGGGACATTTCCAAAAGACATCGAGAGG ATTGTATCAGATTCTTCAGTCAAGTTCAACGTGTACTATGAAATCTCCGGGCCCGGGGTTGATATGCCTCCAATACGTGTGTTCTCCATTGACAGTAGAACTGCTATGCTGAGGGTGCACAAAGCGGTAGATCGTGAGGAGTTCCCAAGTTTCAAA TTATGGGTGAGGGTACGTGATGAAGTaacaaacaaagagacagacaaacCCTTAGACATTACGATAGATGTAGACGATGAAAATGACAATGCTCCCCAATTCAAAGACATGCTGCAATTTTCCGTGCCCGAACAAAGCATAC GGGCAGTGGTCGGGCAGGTAAATGCCACAGACAGAGACCAAAACGGCACCCTTCACGTTAAGATCAGATACACTCTGTTGTCTGGACTCGACCTGTTCGCCATCAATCCATCCACGGGtgtcatcacaacaacaaccaacacCCTCGACCGAGAG aCTAAAGACAAGCATTTGGTGATAGTGGAAATCAGAGATAGGGATGGAGCAGAGACCGGTCTGGCCACCACAGGAACTGCAACTATCATGCTGACTGATATCAACGACAACCCACCAACTTTCAGAGAAACATCT TATAGTGTCAGCGtcaaagaaaatgaaagtgaaaagcTCATACTCAGAATTCCTGTGGATGATAAGGATCTGATCAATACACCCAACTGGATTTCCAAATTCGTCATCACTAAAGGAAATGAGAACGGAAATTTCAGGATTGACACTGACCCCAAAACAAACGAGGGGCTCCTCTACGTCACAAAG CCTTTAGATTATGAGCAGTCCCAAAATGTAAAGCTGGAGATCTCAGCGCAGAACCAAGCTCCCCTGAGTGGAACCACCGGCCAGTGGCTGTCCATCCCTGTGAACGTGGCTGTCTCCAATGTCGACGAAGGGCCTCAGTTCATTCCTCCCATCGTCCGCTTCACTGTCAAGGAGAACATACCAAACGACACGTTGATAGGAACGTACACAGCCATGGATCCGGAGACGAAGAGCAGCAGCGGCATCAA GTATTACAAACTCACAGACCCGGCCTCCTGGATCAACGTGGACAGGGATAACGGAGCGCTGAAGGTTGCAAACACCATCGACAGAGAGTCGTCCTTTGTCCAGGATGGAATTTACAACATCACCGTTAAGGCTGTTGATGCTA GCTCTAAAACAGGGACAGGAACCGTCATCATTCAGATAGATGACGTCAACGACAACATGCCAGAACTCCCCGACCGTGAGCTGGTGCTGTGTGAAAAGGAAGGAGAGCTTGGATCAGTGCTGCTTGTGGCTGAAGATAAAGACCAACCTCCATTTTCTGCCCCTTTCAGCTTTCAAATGCCACAAGATCATGATGGCAAATGGTCTGTGACAAGATTTAATG ACACTGCAGCTACATTACAGCAGCTCAAAGACCTTCCAACAGGGATACACCTTGTTCCCGTCGCCATTAAAGACCTGCAGGGCTACGGTAAAACGCAGACGGCGAAAGTGCGAATTTGCCAGTGCAGCAGGGCCGGTGTCTGCTTGGCCAAGGAACGCTCCGTGTCATTCGGGGGAATGGGTTGGCTGGCtttgctgctgcctctgctgctcctcctcctgctct TGTTACTTCTAGCATTTTTCTGTATgacaaagagggagaaaatAGAAATTGATGACGCAGGTGACAGTGGTGGAATCCTACTCAAGTCAAACACAGAGGCCCCAGGGGACGAAGTG GACTCAAGTCTAATCAACGTTCCCACTATTGGTGGGTATGAACCTCCTGAGAAGGGCTCAGTCAAGGGTTCTCTGCTGAACGCGGGATGGATGGGGAACCAAAGCATGAGCACCATGGGACATGAGAATGGGATTTACAAGATGGGTATTACCTCCACTAATGCGCAAGACTTCTACTCTAGCCAGTATGATAACCAGTACAAGGGCCAAAATTTCGGAGGTCAGTTTGAAAGTCAGTTCGGAGGCCAGTTCGTCGGGAGCGGTGTGAACTTCACCCAGGACGCAGCTTTTCACCGCAACTGGCAAACAAATGGCCGCTACATCCACCAG
- the LOC114449257 gene encoding desmoglein-2-like, producing MAPPPGCSLFAVLTFAVTLIVPVWAEWITVPRHLKENRDYTGLEYIAKIRSDKDTTTKIVYSLMGPGVDQPPYHIFGVDPNNGYVKIYSILDREQIPFYNLKGRATYADGSLAERDIDLNITVQDVNDNPPIIKVQQVGFVNESSAAGTVVMKIIATDADKENTPHSKIFYKIVESTAGMFHINHQTGEVIVRQSNLDRETKDTYKLTIEASDMDGQSGGLRGTGEIEIKILDINDNIPTLEKESYTGSVEENTVNVEVLRIKAIDMDLIHTDNWLAEYEIISGNEGGYFSITTDAKTNEGIIMINKAIDYEQLKELNLDVMVRNKAAYNFGSSSATGATGGRPYRVKINVLNQREGPHFKPSVKVVKVSEDHSSVSINKVIATYAAIDSDTLQTATNVRYVKLRDIDNWLIIDGQTADIRLNKLPDRESKFLINGTYYAEIICITNDSPSKTATGTIAIQVEDFNDHCPRLTAKTQTMCFEQNVIYVTAVDEDEFPNSVPFDFTVIEESSKGKWTVEPLNATTAILHDHAHLWPGTYKVQVEIKDQQGKFCADAQIIDVIVCTCQENTKTCMPRSAKTSSFGAPGILLLLLGLLLLLLIPLLMLFCLCGGPVGLADFKAIPFDTKQQLISYHTEGQGEDKEIPLLHVPVEVDAGTVNAKNINTFEGKGFLGGLRGAGGAGMISSTVNTLTAENMHLYNQYKYSSGQEEMDFRGTGMMRGQDFGFSRYDGSAFDGMALSDHFLEEYYSSKSDHAAQQSQQKDGFLVYDYEGNESLAGSVGCCSLLDNEDDLAFLNDLGPKFKTLAEICKGSTLVTESVDTGVSIPPIRPVSPVQPSTSTHTHVHTHSETIRDRDRINLNTLHSSNVASGSSTIIQEEQITKRVPATLPQMQVQDKIVIPSQTLLIQQPTMYYAATPMYVVESKPQVMLVAGAPQQAVGQVGQVGLSQGLVQVSGLQGSQGVVLVDRQEGVSRASGQASKGRSQGTVSRSRQVLVVESESSGGEQGAHRSQTGQTSTEQGFDARGHGMQMKAQSFSISSRGSTGSNENFTLTAPPMAQGSQRVVVEQKKVSVTERNIESSTRA from the exons ATGGCTCCACCGCCGGGATGCAGCCTTTTTGCTGTGCTGACGTTCGCTGTAACG CTTATTGTTCCCGTGTGGGCAGAATGGATCACAGTTCCCAGACACCTGAAGGAGAACCGCGATTACACTGGCCTGGAATACATCGCTAAG ATTCGATCCGATAAGGATACCACTACAAAAATAGTCTATTCTCTAATGGGGCCTGGTGTCGATCAGCCGCCTTATCATATATTTGGTGTGGACCCTAATAATGGATATGTGAAGATTTATTCCATTCTGGACCGAGAGCAGATCCCCTTCTATAAC TTGAAAGGCAGGGCAACGTATGCGGATGGGAGCCTCGCTGAAAGGGATATTGACCTTAACATCACTGTTCAGGATGTAAATGACAACCCACCCATCATTAAAGTACAGCAAGTTGGATTTGTCAATGAATCTAGCGCTGCAG gtaCTGTTGTCATGAAAATAATAGCCACTGATGCTGATAAAGAGAACACACCTCATTCCAAGATCTTCTACAAAATTGTGGAGAGCACAGCTGGGATGTTTCACATCAACCATCAGACTGGAGAGGTGATAGTTCGACAGAGCAATCTAGACAGGGAG acaaaagATACATATAAGTTGACTATCGAAGCTTCTGACATGGATGGACAAAGTGGGGGGctcagaggaactggagaaatTGAGATCAAAATTCTAGACATAAATGACAATATTCCAACCCTGGAAAAAGAATCG TACACTGGCAGCGTGGAAGAGAACACCGtcaatgtggaagtgttgaGGATAAAAGCCATTGACATGGATTTGATTCACACGGACAACTGGCTGGCTGAATACGAAATCATTTCAGGGAATGAAGGCGGTTATTTCAGTATAACTACTGATGCTAAGACCAATGAGGGGATCATCATGATTAACAAG GCTATAGACTACGAGCAGCTGAAGGAGCTCAACTTGGATGTGATGGTTCGCAACAAAGCAGCGTACAATTTCGGCAGTTCATCTGCAACCGGTGCCACAGGAGGAAGACCCTATCGGGTTAAAATCAACGTGCTCAATCAGAGGGAAGGTCCTCATTTCAAACCAAGCGTCAAAGTGGTGAAAGTCTCTGAGGACCACTCATCCGTCTCCATAAACAAAGTCATAGCTACGTATGCTGCTATTGACAGTGACACACTTCAAACTGCCACCAATGTCAG GTATGTAAAATTACGTGATATTGACAACTGGTTGATTATTGATGGACAGACGGCAGACATCAGGCTGAATAAATTACCTGATCGAGAGTCCAAGTTCTTGATAAATGGAACATATTATGCTGAAATTATATGCATAACCAATG ATTCTCCCTCCAAAACTGCCACTGGCACCATTGCCATTCAGGTGGAGGACTTCAATGATCACTGTCCAAGACTGACCGCCAAAACTCAAACCATGTGCTTTGAGCAAAATGTAATCTACGTCACAGCTGTAGATGAAGATGAGTTCCCCAATTCAGTACCATTTGATTTCACTGTGATTGAAGAGAGCAGCAAGGGGAAATGGACCGTGGAGCCCCTTAATG CTACCACAGCCATCCTGCATGACCACGCCCACCTGTGGCCAGGCACCTACAAAGTTCAAGTGGAAATCAAGGACCAACAGGGAAAGTTTTGTGCTGATGCACAGATAATAGACGTCATTGTGTGCACCTGCCAagaaaacactaaaacttgCATGCCACGCAGTGCAAAAACATCCAGTTTTGGAGCTCCAGGTATCCTGCTTCTGTTActgggactgctgctgctgctgt TGATTCCCCTGCTCATGCTGTTCTGCCTGTGTGGAGGTCCCGTGGGTCTTGCAGATTTCAAGGCTATTCCATTTGACACCAAACAACAGCTGATCTCGTATCATACTGAGGGACAGGGAGAAGACAAG GAAATTCCTCTTCTTCATGTTCCAGTGGAGGTTGATGCTGGCACAGTAAATGCCAAGAACATAAACACCTTTGAGGGAAAGGGTTTCCTTGGAGGATTAAGAGGAGCAGGTGGGGCAGGAATGATAAGCAGTACTGTGAACACTTTGACGGCTGAAAACATGCACCTGTACAACCAGTACAAATACTCCAGTGGGCAAGAAGAGATGGACTTTAGGGGTACAGGGATGATGAGAGGGCAAGATTTTGGTTTCTCTCGATATGACGGTTCGGCCTTTGATGGGATGGCTCTCTCTGATCACTTCCTTGAGGAGTACTATTCAAGT AAATCCGACCACGCTGCACAGCAGTCCCAGCAGAAGGATGGTTTCTTGGTGTATGACTATGAAGGCAACGAATCCTTGGCAGGTTCGGTGGGCTGCTGCAGTCTTCTTGACAATGAAGATGATCTTGCATTCCTTAATGACCTTGGCCCCAAATTCAAAACCCTGGCTGAGATTTGTAAGGGTTCAACTTTGGTGACAGAGTCTGTGGACACAGGAGTTTCTATCCCCCCGATCAGACCAGTGTCTCCTGTCCAGCCCTccacctcaacacacacacatgtccacacTCACTCAGAAACCATCAGGGACAGGGACCGCATCAATCTCAACACACTCCATAGCTCCAATGTGGCATCTGGATCCTCTACCATCATCCAAGAGGAGCAAATCACCAAGAGAGTCCCAGCCACTCTCCCCCAGATGCAAGTCCAGGACAAGATAGTGATACCCAGTCAGACACTCCTAATCCAGCAGCCTACTATGTACTATGCTGCTACACCCATGTATGTAGTTGAGTCCAAGCCCCAAGTGATGCTCGTGGCAGGAGCCCCCCAGCAGGCAGTGGGTCAGGTAGGCCAAGTTGGGTTAAGTCAGGGTTTGGTGCAAGTGAGTGGCCTCCAAGGTTCACAGGGTGTGGTACTTGTTGATAGGCAGGAAGGGGTGAGTCGAGCATCGGGGCAGGCATCAAAAGGCCGTTCACAAGGAACTGTCTCCAGGTCTAGACAAGTGTTAGTGGTGGAGAGCGAGTCCTCAGGTGGGGAGCAAGGTGCACATCGATCACAGACAGGGCAGACATCTACAGAGCAGGGTTTCGATGCCAGAGGTCACGGTATGCAAATGAAAGCTCAGAGTTTTTCAATCAGTTCCCGTGGCTCAACAGGATCTAATGAGAACTTTACCCTGACTGCCCCACCCATGGCGCAAGGGAGCCAGAGAGTGGTTGTTGAACAGAAAAAGGTCTCAGTGACTGAGAGAAATATTGAGTCTAGTACAAGAGCATAA
- the LOC114449258 gene encoding tubulin beta chain-like isoform X1 — MREIVHIQAGQCGNQIGAKFWEVISDEHGIDPTGSYQGDSDLQLERINVYYNEASGSTGSKFVPRAILVDLEPGTMDSVRSGPFGQLFRPDNFVFGQSGAGNNWAKGHYTEGAELVDSVLDVVRKESENCDCLQGFQLTHSLGGGTGSGMGTLLISKIREEYPDRIMNTFSVMPSPKVSDTVVEPYNATLSVHQLVENTDETFSIDNEALYDICFRTLKLTTPTYGDLNHLVSATMSGVTTCLRFPGQLNADLRKLAVNMVPFPRLHFFMPGFAPLTSRGSQQYRALSVPELTQQMFDAKNMMAACDPRHGRYLTVAAIFRGRMSMKEVDEQMLSVQNRNSSYFVEWIPNNVKTAVCDIPPRGLKMSATFIGNSTAIQELFRRISEQFTAMFRRKAFLHWYTGEGMDEMEFTEAESNMNDLVSEYQQYQDATADEMGEYEEDEIEDEEEVRHDVRH; from the exons ATGAGGGAAATCGTTCACATCCAGGCTGGACAGTGCGGTAATCAGATCGGGGCGAAG TTCTGGGAGGTGATAAGTGATGAGCATGGCATCGATCCCACCGGCAGTTACCAAGGTGACAGTGACCTGCAGCTGGAGAGGATAAATGTCTACTACAATGAGGCATcag GGAGCACAG GCAGCAAATTTGTCCCCCGTGCCATCCTTGTGGACCTGGAACCAGGGACCATGGATTCAGTTCGATCCGGCCCGTTTGGACAGCTATTCAGGCCTGACAACTTTGTCTTCG GTCAAAGTGGTGCTGGAAATAACTGGGCTAAGGGTCACTACACCGAAGGAGCCGAGCTGGTGGACTCAGTTCTGGATGTGGTAAGAAAGGAGTCTGAGAACTGCGACTGCCTCCAGGGCTTTCAGCTCACCCACTCCCTGGGTGGAGGAACCGGTTCAGGAATGGGCACACTTCTCATCAGCAAGATCCGTGAGGAGTACCCAGATCGCATCATGAACACCTTCAGTGTCATGCCGTCCCCAAAAGTGTCAGACACCGTGGTGGAGCCCTACAACGCCACGCTCTCTGTACACCAGCTCGTGGAAAATACAGATGAGACCTTCAGCATTGACAATGAGGCTCTGTATGATATCTGCTTCCGCACATTGAAGCTGACCACACCGACCTACGGAGACCTCAATCACCTTGTGTCGGCCACCATGAGTGGGGTAACCACCTGTCTCCGCTTCCCGGGCCAACTCAATGCCGACCTCCGTAAGCTGGCAGTCAACATGGTGCCCTTCCCCCGCTTGCATTTCTTCATGCCAGGCTTTGCGCCTCTCACTAGCAGGGGCAGTCAGCAGTACCGTGCCCTCTCTGTGCCAGAGCTGACGCAGCAGATGTTCGATGCCAAGAACATGATGGCTGCGTGCGACCCACGCCACGGACGCTACCTCACGGTGGCAGCCATCTTCCGTGGCCGCATGTCAATGAAGGAAGTGGATGAACAGATGTTGAGTGTGcagaacaggaacagcagcTACTTTGTGGAGTGGATTCCTAACAATGTCAAGACCGCAGTTTGCGACATCCCTCCCCGTGGCCTCAAGATGTCTGCAACCTTCATTGGTAACAGCACAGCCATCCAAGAGCTGTTCAGGAGGATCTCTGAGCAGTTCACGGCCATGTTCCGCCGCAAAGCTTTCCTCCACTGGTACACTGGAGAGGGGATGGATGAGATGGAGTTCACCGAGGCCGAGAGCAACATGAATGACCTGGTGTCCGAGTATCAGCAGTACCAAGACGCTACCGCTGATGAAATGGGTGAATATGAAGAAGATGAAAtagaagatgaggaagaagtcCGCCATGATGTTCGccactga
- the LOC114449258 gene encoding tubulin beta-2A chain-like isoform X2 — protein MREIVHIQAGQCGNQIGAKFWEVISDEHGIDPTGSYQGDSDLQLERINVYYNEASGSKFVPRAILVDLEPGTMDSVRSGPFGQLFRPDNFVFGQSGAGNNWAKGHYTEGAELVDSVLDVVRKESENCDCLQGFQLTHSLGGGTGSGMGTLLISKIREEYPDRIMNTFSVMPSPKVSDTVVEPYNATLSVHQLVENTDETFSIDNEALYDICFRTLKLTTPTYGDLNHLVSATMSGVTTCLRFPGQLNADLRKLAVNMVPFPRLHFFMPGFAPLTSRGSQQYRALSVPELTQQMFDAKNMMAACDPRHGRYLTVAAIFRGRMSMKEVDEQMLSVQNRNSSYFVEWIPNNVKTAVCDIPPRGLKMSATFIGNSTAIQELFRRISEQFTAMFRRKAFLHWYTGEGMDEMEFTEAESNMNDLVSEYQQYQDATADEMGEYEEDEIEDEEEVRHDVRH, from the exons ATGAGGGAAATCGTTCACATCCAGGCTGGACAGTGCGGTAATCAGATCGGGGCGAAG TTCTGGGAGGTGATAAGTGATGAGCATGGCATCGATCCCACCGGCAGTTACCAAGGTGACAGTGACCTGCAGCTGGAGAGGATAAATGTCTACTACAATGAGGCATcag GCAGCAAATTTGTCCCCCGTGCCATCCTTGTGGACCTGGAACCAGGGACCATGGATTCAGTTCGATCCGGCCCGTTTGGACAGCTATTCAGGCCTGACAACTTTGTCTTCG GTCAAAGTGGTGCTGGAAATAACTGGGCTAAGGGTCACTACACCGAAGGAGCCGAGCTGGTGGACTCAGTTCTGGATGTGGTAAGAAAGGAGTCTGAGAACTGCGACTGCCTCCAGGGCTTTCAGCTCACCCACTCCCTGGGTGGAGGAACCGGTTCAGGAATGGGCACACTTCTCATCAGCAAGATCCGTGAGGAGTACCCAGATCGCATCATGAACACCTTCAGTGTCATGCCGTCCCCAAAAGTGTCAGACACCGTGGTGGAGCCCTACAACGCCACGCTCTCTGTACACCAGCTCGTGGAAAATACAGATGAGACCTTCAGCATTGACAATGAGGCTCTGTATGATATCTGCTTCCGCACATTGAAGCTGACCACACCGACCTACGGAGACCTCAATCACCTTGTGTCGGCCACCATGAGTGGGGTAACCACCTGTCTCCGCTTCCCGGGCCAACTCAATGCCGACCTCCGTAAGCTGGCAGTCAACATGGTGCCCTTCCCCCGCTTGCATTTCTTCATGCCAGGCTTTGCGCCTCTCACTAGCAGGGGCAGTCAGCAGTACCGTGCCCTCTCTGTGCCAGAGCTGACGCAGCAGATGTTCGATGCCAAGAACATGATGGCTGCGTGCGACCCACGCCACGGACGCTACCTCACGGTGGCAGCCATCTTCCGTGGCCGCATGTCAATGAAGGAAGTGGATGAACAGATGTTGAGTGTGcagaacaggaacagcagcTACTTTGTGGAGTGGATTCCTAACAATGTCAAGACCGCAGTTTGCGACATCCCTCCCCGTGGCCTCAAGATGTCTGCAACCTTCATTGGTAACAGCACAGCCATCCAAGAGCTGTTCAGGAGGATCTCTGAGCAGTTCACGGCCATGTTCCGCCGCAAAGCTTTCCTCCACTGGTACACTGGAGAGGGGATGGATGAGATGGAGTTCACCGAGGCCGAGAGCAACATGAATGACCTGGTGTCCGAGTATCAGCAGTACCAAGACGCTACCGCTGATGAAATGGGTGAATATGAAGAAGATGAAAtagaagatgaggaagaagtcCGCCATGATGTTCGccactga